In Setaria viridis chromosome 5, Setaria_viridis_v4.0, whole genome shotgun sequence, the genomic stretch TTTAATGCAGAGTTTGATGGTTCCTCACCTCTACGAGCAGTTCGATCTGCATCGTGGAAACCATTTTGAGTGTCTGTTGCAACTCCATTTGCCAATCTAGCCCGGGATGACGGTCCTTGCTCACTTTCATCGCCATTGCCTTGTTTGGCAACAATCCCTGCTCCAGTATTACTTTCCCCAACACTTGCAAGACCAGTTTTTGCTGTTCGGCTCTTAGCCTTAACTAGGTCTGGATCCTCAGAACCATGCGTTCGAGGCTGAACACCCAAAATTGGCTCTAGAAAAGTTGTccatattctcatcactttatctAATTGATCCGAAGAATTGCAGACTTCGCCGCAGGAGTACTTGATGATCTTATGTAGATCTTCATGGATTTCTGAGTCTACATACTCAAATGATATATTGGGAACTATAGGCCGCCTATTGCCAGCAGCGATGGCAAGGAGTACGTCAtcttccttccttttcttctcattAATTTCTTTTATCTCCGTCAGGAGAGCTACACAAAGAATAAAATATTATAGTTTAGCACCAGGCAAGGGTGGACCTACAACCAGAAGAAACATTCACATGTAATAAAGTTTTACATACACTTTGTACTCAGGTTCTTCGTATCTTGCTGCTTGAAATAGAAACTACGATGGTCAAGTGACTTGTGGTAATTCTTGGCATATATTTCGGCCCAAACTTTGTTGAAATCTGATCGGCACCTTGACCACTCTTCCTGCTTTTGTTTGAGTCTAGTTAGGATAACTGGCAATGCAACACTAGCATTTTTGCGAAGAACATCCATCACATCCAGACCATGATCACCGTACAATCGCTCAATGCACCTCAGGTTCAAAGCTGTCAATGCGTCAACAACCCACAATACCAGTCAAGCTCCATTCAGTTCAAGCATCGCCAAATATTATTAACCTATATTCCTGAACAAATACTTACGAGTTAAATGCTCATCAATGCGTATAGGACTCTCAGGTTTTACTGAGTTGTCTTGCATCTTTTCTATCAACTCTTCAACCCGCTTAGTCGCAGCATTAACTGATTCCAACAGCATATCGAGCTCAAACCTGAAAAAAGAAGTTAAGAACAAGTTCAAACCACAGTTAAGAACTGAATCAGCATAAGCTACACTTACACAGCTTATAAAGAACAAATAATATTCGTAAGTGAAATGATGCTGGTTAGAGGCAAAAATACGGTGAACCAGCCAGTTACGGTCGTACCAGCCGGGACAGGTAAAATTTAGTAGTCAAGTTTTTGAGTCCTTGCTGGTTAGATGGCGTAACTCCAGAGAATAATTTTAAGATAATATACGCATGCCTGCCATATGCAGCACACCTAGATTTGTAAACATAGCTTCTGTTTTAATATAATCAAGCTCACAAAAATACATCAGCAAGGCAAACTTCAGTGGTACAACTACTTCAGCTCAACTACCCAATTAATACTTAATTACTTATTCATGCAGGAACAACTGTTTTCCACTTTGGTCACAAGCTAACAAATTAAGCTTTCTGGGAATCAACTGCTGCCAAGAGATACAGGGGTTTCCACTAGCACTGATTTCTTGTTAATAGTTTACAACAAGTACTTAGAGCACATGTAGTCAGGAAAAAGGTATGAGATTATGTGAGCAAAGAtaaggaaacaacagaaggaAAGATACAGCACATGAACAAATACTCAGTTAAGAATGGTTCAAAAACAAAAGCATGCAATGCACAACGCGTCAAACTTGGAAAATATGGCATGCAATATGGGCCATCTATTAACAGTTAGCCAACCCCCCTTAGGAGCATGGTTTATGCCTATGCATCTTAAAAAGATAAAGATAAAATAAATACCATTGACTAATTAAACCACATGTACGAGCAACTAAGCAAAtggtttttcttcctttttatttctttccacCAAAATATAGGACTACTACTTACGCATATTCACATAAAAAATGTAAAACACTAGCAACAGCATGGATATTAAATATTGGTGGTAGCTCTACAGGCCCTTGCTAATGTGAATGCTGAAAGACTGTTCTCCTCAAAGTTCATATGCCCACAACTATGAAGTTTAATCTACGTATAGCAAAGATAAATCAGCACCTGTCATCCTCGCATCTAAACAAGCTTTCTTCATACTGATTCTTCCTCATGTGCTTAAATGAATAATCTTCACTTCCTGATGTCACTGATACCCAGTGATCATTAAGAACAGAGGCTCCAAGATCAGTCCTGTTGCTGGCCGGGGGCATGGGATACTGAAAACATGATTGAACAAAAAAGTGTTATATGAAACACAGTACACAGAGAACTACATTATATGAATCAGCTTACGTTTTTAGGTAGGAGACGGTAACTGGGAGTGCATCGTTGACAGTTTGAGAGGTCAAGCTCTGAAATCGGTTTCGACAGGTTGTACTTCTCTTTGCCAGAGAACATAGACGGTTTGTGGCTAGCACCTTCCTTTGAATTGAATGTTGATCCTTTATCAAGtctctctctttccttttctctttccttttccCGATCTCTATCCCTGTCCTCCCTATCCCGCTCTCTATCCTTCTCCTTATCCTCCGTTTTAATTCTTGCAGTTGGCCCTTCATATTAGATAATCAATGTTAACATGATAGTTTGAAATAATTAGGACACTGTTATGCAAAGTTTCAAGCTAGTACATACTTTTATTGAAGACTCCAGCAAGAAATCCATCTGCAACAAGGTACAAAAACTTTAAGAATTCATCCATATTACAAGATGATCATAAATATCTATGAACTGTGTAATAAATTACCTATATTTTCACAATGCTCCAAGAATTCATTAAACCCTTCCATAAGTTCTGGATAATGTTGGAGTATATCATTCACCTGCAAACCAATGTAACTTATCCGTGATTCACCTTTTGTTAAGTAAACTCATGCAAGTACTATTGAGTGAAGTTAGTAAAGGGATgcaaaaaaatcaaatattaAGTGTAAACAAATGAATGGATGAGTGAATAAATAAGAAACCAACCAAGTTCTTCAGTTCACTTCTCGTGATAATCTCTTGGCTGTAGATGTGTAGACATTTCAAAAACTCCTGGTAAGCATCATGCTCCAGCTTTTCCTTCACTTTCTCACAGAAATGGAACTCGTGTGTGTATACGCCTGATATTGCAAGAGAAAGCATGGGCGTAAAAAAACAAGTAGAGAGCAAACCATTTTCTCCAAACGTACAGAAGATATTAATGGTACATAACAGCTAAATTTGACCAAGTAGTAAGTATTAGAAATGACAGCATAAAGTAGGTTTTGCAGACATGCATAAAAGACCAATGATATTCAAGCAAAGTAGGTTTTGCAGACATGCATAAGAGACCAATGATATTCAAGCAAAGTAGCAAACCCAATTCAGCCATATATAGTAACAAAATATGTCTGTGCATCGTTTTTAACATCTACTATCCAGCATATTTTAAGGTCCTGCAGCACCCAAATTGCATTTTTACTTTCAAGGATGGTGCTATGAAGATGGATGTGAAGTAGCATATATAACATACCGAACATAAATAATGTGCAACTACTCGGAATATGCCAAAAGACTTACTCTTCAGCGCATCCTTATCGTCGTACGATGAAGCAGAAATGCTATGTATTCCATGATTCTCACTGGGGCCTCCTTGGTGTGTCTCAGCACCTGCAGTATCCTCCATCTTCCTTGGAAAAGGCTTTCGCTTACGCTGTCCAATCTCCAGCTCTCTGCTGTCATGTTCACCATCCTTGTCTTCTCTCTCATAATCTCTTCTATCCCTTTCAACCTTCCGTTCTTTTTCTTTATCAAGACGTCTTCTCTGGCGATCATGCTCCACATCAGGACGGTCAACACTGAAGTCACGGTCGGCATGTGACAGATAAGCTCTGTCCctctgaagaaagaaagaaagaaaaggtggCATGTCAACTATCTTTGTAGCATAAGAGCTATGAGATGGTGTCTAGATGCAGTAGTACAGAAAATGCTAACCGACAACCAAGACACAGCTTTATCCTACTTCCTGCAAGCTAACTATCCTTTAAATTGAAAATAAGTAGAATCCACAAAACTGCACGTCATTTCTACCTTATCACCGTGAAGGGTCCTATTGGCAGGAGGCACTAGAGAGCCCCTGTCCTCCCGCTTAACCAAACCACCCCTTGAAGATGCCACTGCTTGTGGAGCCACTGAGGTATCAGGCAGGAAGTGCTGGAATTCTTCAAGCAAATCTTTATGTTCAGCGAACAGCTGAGCAACCTGCCAAAAATGACAAGCAAACTCACAAACTTTAGCGCAAGCATAGACATACAAGCAAAAACCAGCAAGAGAAAATAGTACCTCCTGGTAAACGTCTTGGATGGACTTATTATCCTTGCGGTACATGTTGAGAATGTCCAAGAATGCCTTGTAAACTTGCTCATCATGCTGAAACCGATTCTGTGAAAGGAAAGCAATGTTGCAATAAATCGCTAGTTCGCCGCATATCACACCATCAGTACATGATAGATCAACCTATATGTGTATACATATATTAATACCTTTATCTTGTTCACAAAATTGATTGCTTCCACAAAATCTACaggcttcttctcctcctgtaGCTTGATCGCATAGCCCTTGGGCAGGAAGGCGTTGAACCCAAGGATCAGCTCAGGGTACCCGTTGAAAAGGGTTTTGACACGTATAATCACTCCATTGGTGTCGATCCTGCATCCGACAGTTTCACCACCGCACGATTAACGAGTAGAAACGTAAATATTTAGCTCCAGGGGAACATGGGAAACGGTTAGAATCGGATTGGCCAAAGGCAGGCTGGCAGCATGGACCAACCTCTCGCTCTTGAAGTCCCGCATGACCTCGAGGAACTCCTCGTACTTCTCCCGCTTGTCCTGGAACTTATCCTTGACGGCCTTGAGGTAGACGAGCGCGTCGTTGGTCGTCAGCTTCTGGTTGGCCGAGGCAGCACCCGCCGCCTGCTGCGACTGCGCTGGTGGAGCAGCACCAgcctgaggcggcggcgcggccgccgacgcTGAACCGGGCAGAGGCATGTGCTGCGGCTGTGCCGCCCTGCGAAAGGAGAAAACCGGACCGTTGGACCACAGGATAGAACCGTAGGGGGGCAAAAACCGCAAAAATAAACATTTTTACAGCCTAGACTTCAAATTGGGGCAAACAGCCACGAAATCAgcgaaaaaaatcaaacaaatcCCAGACAAACCCCGAATTCGCCCGGCAGATTCAAATATTCTCCCTCGCTCGCCGACCCCACGCAGCAGGACGGCAACCCAAAAACGAGAATCAAACGCGcaacagaaacaaaaaaaaaacacagaagcgagcgcggcggcgccggcgaggaaccGTAGCGAGGCGGGCCGGAGAGTCGGCGACTCACGGATCGGATCGGGCGAGGTTGGGTCGCTTGAGCTGTGACCCCATGAGCGCGTCGTCCCTGGCGCCGCGCTTCATGCCCCCATGCACCGGCCTccctgctcctccacctccacgcccTCCTCCTCACCCACGCGCGCGAGCCGATTCCTCCCTCGAGCAGCAACCCCCCTTattctccaccgccgccgccgccgccgccgccgatctcaCCCCGGagcacgccggccgccgccgacgccggatCTGCCGGCCGCGACCACCCTCCAACCCTCGCCGGACGCCGCGCCTGGACAGCACGAGGCGGCGGGAGCTAATCGCCAGAGACGCGAGGGAGAAAAGGGGGGCGAGCGAGCGAGAACGAAACGAAAGGGAACGGCTCGGGCTCGGGGTCGGAGGGGGGTAGAGAGAGAAATGGGGGTGAGGGCTCCGCTAAGTAAACCTATCGCGGAGGGGACGCAGCCCGCGGCCGTTgttgcgccgccggccgccgccggatccgagATAAGGGCCACGTGGACGGCGGCGATGGACGCGGCCGGGGTGGGCCGTGCTTAGAAGGGCGGTGAGCTCACCGGGTCCGGGTCGGGGGGGGTTGGCTTGTGCTGCGGGTAACACACGCGCCGGTAGCAGCGGGTGCGGATACCCCCCCCGGGAAAATTTCGGGGCGGCGTGGCGGTGGCTGTGCGGGCTACGCGCGGATTAGAGAAGGGGGTCGGGAAGGGATTAGCGCGCAACGGGGCCACATGTCAGCGGGGGTACGACCGGGCCGGGACGCGCGTCCCGGCACGCGCTGCAGGTTAACCTAACCACGAGAGAGACGCAGGGAGAGCGCCGTGGTTTTGTGTGGTGTATTTTCATTCCATTtcgattttatttttcttttggtaaGAAATGCTAAGTTGCTAACAAAATACATGGGTGTTGGCTTCCGTTAGTAACAAAGTTGCAAAAGATGTATACGCATGGTGTGGCCGCTAATATGGAATTACGGAGATTGCTATTGGTATGAAGTACGAACACAGCGGTGAGTAAAAAGTTTGCTTGGAGACGTCCGCAAGCAAAGGACCGAATAGGGTAACATAGCATGGGTAACTATAATTTGCCTTATAACATGCACGTAAAACCAAACAGAAAAAATATATGTGATAGTATTAAATAATACATTGAATTGAATTGAATTAAGGTATTTGGATTCGCCTGGCTTATACTCACCGcctctctttctcctccctTTGTTGGTGTCGTTTTTCCTACCCACTTCCATTACTCTTTTCCGTTTGTGCGTGTTCCTTAGCTCACCTCCGTTTCTACTGGCACGTGTCCTTTCTCCCCCCACGTAATCTTCTCCCACTGATTTCGTATGCTCTCCGACCGCCATTTCTCTCACTATGCGACAAACTTTTGGGAGCGGTCATTGACAATCTTTCATCCAAATGGCAATGTTGTAAACGCTTTTATACAGATCTCTTAAAAGTCttgtatgtttctttttttagcaACTAACGAGTAGGGTAACATTGTATGGGTAACTACGATTTACCTAACAACATCCACCTAAAACTGAATGGAAAGATTATCCATGCTAGCACTAAATAATATGTTGAATTGACGTATTTGATTCACCTTGCTTACACTCACCTGCCACTTTTTCTCCCTTTTGTCGGTGTCGTTTTTGTCTACCCACTTCCGTTACTCTTTCCATTCATACGTATTCCTTAGCTCACCTCCGTTACTCTTTCCATTCATGCGTGTTCCTTAGCTCACCTCCGTTTTTCTACTGGCACGTGTCCTTTCTCCCCCATTGATTTTGTATGCTCTCCGACCGTCATTCCTCTCACTGCACGACAAACTTTAAGAAGTGGTCATTAACAATCTTTCATCCAGATGGAAATGTTGTAAGCGCTTTTATACAAATATTTTAAAAACTTTGTCTGTTTCTTTTTTAGCGGCTAACAAGTAAGTAGCATGATGGAGCACAAAGTCACCAAACCAAATCGATCAAAATAGAAACATACAATGGAGCCTAGTTTTGACACAAACTGATATCAGCTTTGCTTTTACACATATACGTGGTCATGTCCTTAGTGTCATGATAGGGTTTTGCTCGGAGATGTCGGGAAGCAAATCGACTAGGGTAACATTTAAGGGTAACTAGATTGGCCTAATAACATGTACATAaaccaaataaaaatattatttaTGTTAGTATTGAATAATCTGCTGAACTGAGGTATTTGGATTTACCCTACTAAACTCACTTACCtctttttctccctttcttAATGTTGTTTTCATTCGCTCACCTCTGCTAGTTTTATCATTCGTGTTTGTTCCTTAACTTATCTCCACTTGTATTGACTTATGTCCTTTCTCCACACGTCATCTCCTCCCACCGATTTTGTAGCTCTCCAACCATCATTCTTCTCTCTACCTAGCAAACTTTTAGAGGTGACCATTGGCAATCTTTCATCCAGATAGCAAAAATCGTGAGCGCTTCTATACAAACTTTTGAAAAGCTCCATTCTTTGCTGTTGGTTAACGGCCAACTAGGTAAGAAGTGTAACAAAGCACAAACTTGATCTCTACTTAAGGAAGTAGCGAGCACATGTTCGCTACTAGCCCTCTTTTAAAGTCAGtgtataaatttttttaaaaggagCAAATATACCCAGCCTTCTTTGGAGGCTAAAATTTGTGCCAACTACACTGAAAAACTCTACTCTCTGGTTGCATCCGGACACATGAAAACATTTGTTACTGAAATGCATATGGCAAGGTATATGAGTTCTTGGATAATGCTAACAGCCTGACACTGATAGTACACGTTTTGATTTGATGTCTGATACTACTCGCTCCGTCCCTTTTTATCAGTCGTTCTCAGTTCTCGAGAATTTAAATGTaatcaactttgaccaaatatatataaacaatattaatatttatggtACATAATTAGTATCATTAGATAGATCGTTGAATCTActttcataataaatttatttaaaaatataaatgttgctaatattttctacaaatataGTTAAACTTAAAAAAGTTTGACCAGCACGCTTCCCACGGCGACAGATATTAAGGGACGGGAGTACACAGTTCGTCATTTTGATCAGATCAGGCACCAAACGCGAAGCTCAGTGCGCGACTGCTGCTGAACCAGGCAGAGCACACAACATGTTGACCTGACAAACCTCCGCCGGCACGTTTCCTATATACTAGTTAAAGAAGCGGCAGGGGGGCGACCGGGCGAAGGAGATTTTGCTCCGGTGGGTGCAATTCCTCGCTTGGAGATCGGGTTAGCTCTCCTAAACTGCAAGGTAGTAAGACTCAGGCACGAGCACGTCGTGCAACCGCTAATGCGTCCCCCGGATTCGATCGCCTCCGTAGCTAGCGTagcacatgatttttttttttgaaagcagcGTAGCACATGATTTTTAAATTGAAACCAAATTGTACATAGTTTAATTTAAGGACGCGTATCCTGGAAAAGGTTAAGGCACGGCCTAAAGGCTGCCTTTTTTTCCATTTCCCCTTTCGCCACGATATACACATACAGAGTATATTCCATGGCctaatttttgttttattttatacGAGTCCTCAATGCAACTAACCGCTAGGGTTTGGCAGCAACATAGAGTGCCTTTCAGTAGCTAGCAACCCTACCCTGTTTTGGAACGCGAGAATTTCAGTGGAATCCTGCGGAAGCGCCCAGCGAGCAAGGCTGCTTGCTATCCTTCTCGCCTCTTCCCTGTCACCAGTAGACCTATCCCATCCAGCTCTCTCTGTAACAACGAGCCGAGCAACAGGGATGAGGTCAGACGAGGGCGTGGACCATGTCGTCCGGTCCGGTCCGGTCCTTCCTCCCCGAGCCGCCTTACGTAGCGTGTTGGCGCCTCTGCGTGCACCGGAGCCGGACCCCGGACGCGTCCATGAAATCTGTGCGCGCGTCACTCCCCTGACTTTGACCTGTATCTTCCAATAAAAACTTTGCTCCCTCCCAGGTATGAACACTCCTCAGGGACATGACATTTGTTGGGAGCTCAAGAAGAACAGCAGCTTGCGTTCGCCAGGTAAACTACGGCATGCATGAAGCAGACGCCATGGTTGACTGTTGGAGTGTTGGTACTGGGCTACTGGCTATGCACTCATAAATCCGGCATATAAGTGCAGAGTTCGGGGTCCAGGTACAAAACGAGCACGTCGGTGGGAGGCGTCCGCGCAGCCCGGCAGCTCCTCGGGTACGCCCCCAttgaccgccgccgcctccacctcgcgcaACGCCTCCAAGCAGATGCTGAAGCGCGATCTTATCTCACTGACCCATATCACTTCGATCATGTTTACCTCTGACACGGCTATTTACTCCTTGCAACAACGCCTAATGACCAGGATACAGTATCTCATACACTCAAGACTGGCTGCACTCGGAAGGACACAGCATCACAAGAAGTCCATAGTTCAGACTGAAAGTTCAACTCTGATATATGGAGCCCCACAAGTCATTTACAGGGCAACTTATTCCGTTATCCGATACAGCACTCCTTAACAACTCATTGCACAGGCACTGCTTAACAGAATTTCTCCATGTGTGAATCCAACATACACATATGTACGTCCATGTTTGATcataccattgatggaatgagCAGGAGGCGTACCCATAACTCACAGCATAACAACAGCACCTGTCTTAGTTATAGCAGGAAACAGAGGGATGCCATGGAAGTTTGATTTAGCACTTAAACCCAGTCTAAATGGAGATGAGTAATGTTCAGGTAAGGCTTGCACGGTTGCACCCCCCAATGCAAGTACCGACTAAATTTCTTGCAAGTGATACTTTGATCACCAAGAACACCAATTTCCTTCCACAATGCCAGTCTAACTaactatatacatatatataaagacTATATTAATTTGATCATGATGGGGCCAATAATTGGAGGTAACTACATATGTATGTACCGCACTGGAGCTTCAAT encodes the following:
- the LOC117855430 gene encoding paired amphipathic helix protein Sin3-like 4 isoform X2 gives rise to the protein MKRGARDDALMGSQLKRPNLARSDPAAQPQHMPLPGSASAAAPPPQAGAAPPAQSQQAAGAASANQKLTTNDALVYLKAVKDKFQDKREKYEEFLEVMRDFKSERIDTNGVIIRVKTLFNGYPELILGFNAFLPKGYAIKLQEEKKPVDFVEAINFVNKIKNRFQHDEQVYKAFLDILNMYRKDNKSIQDVYQEVAQLFAEHKDLLEEFQHFLPDTSVAPQAVASSRGGLVKREDRGSLVPPANRTLHGDKRDRAYLSHADRDFSVDRPDVEHDRQRRRLDKEKERKVERDRRDYEREDKDGEHDSRELEIGQRKRKPFPRKMEDTAGAETHQGGPSENHGIHSISASSYDDKDALKSVYTHEFHFCEKVKEKLEHDAYQEFLKCLHIYSQEIITRSELKNLVNDILQHYPELMEGFNEFLEHCENIDGFLAGVFNKRPTARIKTEDKEKDRERDREDRDRDREKEREKERERLDKGSTFNSKEGASHKPSMFSGKEKYNLSKPISELDLSNCQRCTPSYRLLPKNYPMPPASNRTDLGASVLNDHWVSVTSGSEDYSFKHMRKNQYEESLFRCEDDRFELDMLLESVNAATKRVEELIEKMQDNSVKPESPIRIDEHLTPLNLRCIERLYGDHGLDVMDVLRKNASVALPVILTRLKQKQEEWSRCRSDFNKVWAEIYAKNYHKSLDHRSFYFKQQDTKNLSTKSLLTEIKEINEKKRKEDDVLLAIAAGNRRPIVPNISFEYVDSEIHEDLHKIIKYSCGEVCNSSDQLDKVMRIWTTFLEPILGVQPRTHGSEDPDLVKAKSRTAKTGLASVGESNTGAGIVAKQGNGDESEQGPSSRARLANGVATDTQNGFHDADRTARRGEEPSNSALNGRLHSAAPAADETPSISAQNMASTERSAENLPAVRIEQQKANLELTPVETAGEGGRGGNETLPSAEGGETGRPGSSVNGTNEGNKGRLNNEGSAAHNTSKVEREEGELSPNGDFEEDHFVPFEDGASKAKEGSTSKPFQGRPGEVVPSSEAAGENDADADDEGEESAQRSTEDSENASEAGEDASGSESGDGEECSREDHDEEEEDMDHDDQDAKAESEGEAEGTTETHDVEGGLSLPHSERFLHSVKPLAKHVPTALHDRDEKSSRIFYGNDSFYVLFRLHQILYERLLSAKTNSFTAEKKWRTSKDTNPPNLYAKFMTALYNLLDGSSDNTKFEDDCRAIIGTQSYVLFTLDKLIYKVVKQLQAIATDEMDNKLLQLYLYEKSRSSGRFFDLVYHENARVLLHDESIYRFESCSNPTRLSIQLMEYGHEKPEVTAVSIDPNFSSYLFSEYLCSMSDKKLSEGVYLGRNKRKHSNNDEPSDSLKAMDGINVVNGLECKISCKTSKVSYVLDTEDFLFRLRKRRKVLRGGNVPDRLQISKISAAKVQRFNRFLSKP
- the LOC117855430 gene encoding paired amphipathic helix protein Sin3-like 4 isoform X1, whose translation is MKRGARDDALMGSQLKRPNLARSDPAAQPQHMPLPGSASAAAPPPQAGAAPPAQSQQAAGAASANQKLTTNDALVYLKAVKDKFQDKREKYEEFLEVMRDFKSERIDTNGVIIRVKTLFNGYPELILGFNAFLPKGYAIKLQEEKKPVDFVEAINFVNKIKNRFQHDEQVYKAFLDILNMYRKDNKSIQDVYQEVAQLFAEHKDLLEEFQHFLPDTSVAPQAVASSRGGLVKREDRGSLVPPANRTLHGDKRDRAYLSHADRDFSVDRPDVEHDRQRRRLDKEKERKVERDRRDYEREDKDGEHDSRELEIGQRKRKPFPRKMEDTAGAETHQGGPSENHGIHSISASSYDDKDALKSVYTHEFHFCEKVKEKLEHDAYQEFLKCLHIYSQEIITRSELKNLVNDILQHYPELMEGFNEFLEHCENIDGFLAGVFNKRPTARIKTEDKEKDRERDREDRDRDREKEREKERERLDKGSTFNSKEGASHKPSMFSGKEKYNLSKPISELDLSNCQRCTPSYRLLPKNYPMPPASNRTDLGASVLNDHWVSVTSGSEDYSFKHMRKNQYEESLFRCEDDRFELDMLLESVNAATKRVEELIEKMQDNSVKPESPIRIDEHLTPLNLRCIERLYGDHGLDVMDVLRKNASVALPVILTRLKQKQEEWSRCRSDFNKVWAEIYAKNYHKSLDHRSFYFKQQDTKNLSTKSLLTEIKEINEKKRKEDDVLLAIAAGNRRPIVPNISFEYVDSEIHEDLHKIIKYSCGEVCNSSDQLDKVMRIWTTFLEPILGVQPRTHGSEDPDLVKAKSRTAKTGLASVGESNTGAGIVAKQGNGDESEQGPSSRARLANGVATDTQNGFHDADRTARRGEEPSNSALNGRLHSAAPAADETPSISAQNMASTERSAENLPAVRIEQQKANLELTPGVNASKSSHDAVETAGEGGRGGNETLPSAEGGETGRPGSSVNGTNEGNKGRLNNEGSAAHNTSKVEREEGELSPNGDFEEDHFVPFEDGASKAKEGSTSKPFQGRPGEVVPSSEAAGENDADADDEGEESAQRSTEDSENASEAGEDASGSESGDGEECSREDHDEEEEDMDHDDQDAKAESEGEAEGTTETHDVEGGLSLPHSERFLHSVKPLAKHVPTALHDRDEKSSRIFYGNDSFYVLFRLHQILYERLLSAKTNSFTAEKKWRTSKDTNPPNLYAKFMTALYNLLDGSSDNTKFEDDCRAIIGTQSYVLFTLDKLIYKVVKQLQAIATDEMDNKLLQLYLYEKSRSSGRFFDLVYHENARVLLHDESIYRFESCSNPTRLSIQLMEYGHEKPEVTAVSIDPNFSSYLFSEYLCSMSDKKLSEGVYLGRNKRKHSNNDEPSDSLKAMDGINVVNGLECKISCKTSKVSYVLDTEDFLFRLRKRRKVLRGGNVPDRLQISKISAAKVQRFNRFLSKP